One segment of Cardiocondyla obscurior isolate alpha-2009 linkage group LG15, Cobs3.1, whole genome shotgun sequence DNA contains the following:
- the LOC139108341 gene encoding uncharacterized protein — protein MFGTKLRTWMEAHIVRSKKKKDRKKGDKGFDSNCNSPRSHSANRSPALHQVHPVDSLTKNVDGIRLHGSGYGATVTTSSGTSGGTAGSVSLSSPESAYSTGYSTDGTSPGTSFPPEYYINIRTGTHYFQSSGSGGASTANNNNNNNSKTRIKRPPGNAGHLLSTGGVSGNGRAEDRGQSSANTTNMTRDNGQSEVRTSTPHKSTETPMNHGQRQHNQQQRQQESSHRRTESYTADTTRNNLPVPSSIPPPLVSPPVQSPRERSRIRTNPWLSANSSGSSTNGLKSRLALDESSSSSGLKLTESSGSASDVNLNGREPHGKKDRQESLSAGRSPINQNWRITSGMDLRPKISLALQRRSSSSSSSSSSSSASSVTRSVRSSEDDITLNEMMGKFDESYVYEKETDILSDSDPTDCEDYIDSLSDIDTGQDGGDENDPFENDELDYIDNGSFLDLDSLECDGASHFPNTGHCTYFTFTSELSRRGSRLRDSFLKRRNKDEIVSQRNVNTRTSSKRQSTRHRKMDDKQSEKRKKRISQRRKPNLDRCDDETANLNRVLVERMLLKNSGFNQGSRSVGGTPMCLRRRKHDVNKNLSPMRMNGNPSAIRPTMIENEIVKRRSNSVSYVNGNIVRRHVAGNTYMTTFASEIALIEADKEADRKYRELILEAENILVSMQKYQNPSPCVPSPSRKLHNGLANKRVELIKNTELNIELALSKSRNSQPELQSGSIRDLEHTSPKRQFAQPCSPIHRFIERNSPASFAPKEPPPVFRQHEVSKCPDSPVIARRTTPQSSPSRSLMYHQVHRPRNGEMESKEGNRSPRLALNCNGGMKSDTINANNSLGEKINAMMQNSLAGGRKEFRAARESTKEEGVTSSSSDSEEKCDVRRRAPLMTFRSVDMGPIKEGSSYCPQSEPVKRKVYAGSATYGRIQKTLGEHIMLRNSDGDTGTDDTDDSRRSLKEKVAQLRQERLAAEANANNIHDSQFFQHQLSQLRRQMLMQTIEGLKRSLEDQSATLKQTCLEPTSLLTDELP, from the exons ATGTTCGGGACGAAATTGCGCACGTGGATGGAGGCACACATCGTGCGatcgaaaaagaagaaggaccGGAAGAAGGGCGACAAGGGCTTCGACTCAAACTGCAACTCCCCCAGGAGCCACAGCGCCAACAGATCGCCCGCTTTGCACCAG GTACATCCGGTAGATTCGCTGACGAAGAACGTGGATGGTATCCGGTTGCACGGGAGCGGCTACGGCGCGACAGTAACCACTTCGTCCGGCACTTCCGGCGGTACGGCCGGAAGCGTGAGTCTCTCATCGCCGGAGAGCGCGTACTCGACCGGCTACTCGACCGACGGCACCTCGCCCGGCACCAGTTTCCCGCCCGAGTACTACATCAACATCAGGACCGGCACCCATTATTTTCAGAGCAGCGGTAGTGGTGGTGCCTCCACCgccaacaacaacaacaataaCAACAGCAAGACCAGAATTAAAAGGCCACCGGGGAACGCGGGCCACCTGCTTTCGACCGGTGGGGTGTCAGGAAATGGAAGAGCCGAGGACAGGGGACAGTCATCTGCGAACACGACGAACATGACCAGAGACAATGGTCAGTCGGAAGTACGAACGAGCACGCCGCACAAG AGCACAGAGACGCCGATGAATCACGGCCAGAGGCAACACAACCAGCAACAGAGGCAACAGGAGAGCTCTCATCGCAGAACAGAGTCTTATACCGCTGATACGACGAGGAACAATCTGCCTGTGCCATCGTCAATACCACCGCCTCTGGTTTCGCCTCCGGTGCAGTCACCTCGCGAACGTTCCCGCATTCGGACGAACCCGTGGCTGTCAGCCAACTCTTCTGGTTCCAGCACGAACGGCCTGAAGTCGCGACTTGCCTTGGACGAGAGTAGCAGCAGTTCTGGTCTGAAGCTCACAGAATCCTCCGGCAGTGCCAGCGACGTAAACTTGAATGGCAGAGAGCCTCATGGCAAGAAAGATCGTCAGGAGAGCCTCAGTGCAGGCCGAAGCCC GATCAATCAAAATTGGAGAATTACATCGGGCATGGATCTCCGGCCGAAAATCTCTTTAGCCCTGCAACGACGTTCCAGCagtagcagcagcagcagcagcagctcGTCGGCGTCGTCTGTAACTCGCAGCGTGCGCTCATCCGAAGATGACATCACATTGAACGAGATGATGGGCAAGTTCGACGAGAGCTACGTGTACGAGAAAGAGACCGATATCCTGTCGGACAGTGATCCGACTGATTGCGAGGATTACATTGACTCGTTGTCGGACATCGACACCGGTCAGGATGGTGGAGACGAGAATGATCCGTTCGAAAACGATGAACTTGATTACATCGATAACGGCTCATTCCTTGATCTCGACAGCCTTGAATGCGACGGTGCCAGCCACTTTCCCAATACTGGTCACTGCACTTATTTCACCTTCACTAGCGAACTTAGCCGCCGTGGTAGCAGACTCCGCGATTCTTTTCTCAAGCGCAGAAACAAGGATGAAATCGTCTCTCAGAG AAACGTGAATACGAGAACCAGCTCGAAAAGGCAGAGCACACGGCACAGGAAGATGGATGATAAGCAAAGTGAGAAACGTAAGAAGAGGATATCGCAGCGTCGCAAGCCTAACCTGGACCGGTGCGATGACGAGACGGCAAATCTGAATCGCGTGTTGGTCGAAAGGATGCTTCTGAAGAATTCGGGATTTAATCAAGGCAGCAGAAGCGTAGGCGGTACGCCGATGTGCTTGCGACGCAGGAAGCATGACGTAAACAAGAATCTCTCGCCGATGAGAATGAACGGTAACCCGTCGGCTATCAGACCTACCATGATTGAGAACGAGATCGTAAAAAGACGATCAAACTCg gTGAGTTACGTAAACGGTAATATAGTTCGACGCCACGTAGCTGGCAATACATATATGACCACGTTTGCGTCGGAAATCGCGCTTATCGAAGCGGACAAAGAAGCTGATCGTAAATATCGTGAGCTTATCTTAGAGGCGGAAAACATTCTGGTGAGCATGCAAAAATACCAGAATCCTTCGCCGTGTGTGCCATCGCCGTCGCGTAAACTGCATAATGGTTTGGCTAACAAGCGCGTTGAACTCATCAAAAACACAGAGCTGAATATCGAACTAGCGCTATCGAAGAGCCGCAATTCCCAGCCGGAATTGCAGAGCGGAAGTATCCGTGACTTGGAGCACACTAGTCCAAAACGGCAGTTTGCGCAACCCTGTTCACCGATTCATCGATTTATCGAAAGAAATTCGCCGGCCAGTTTTGCGCCGAAGGAGCCTCCGCCTGTTTTCCGACAGCACGAGGTATCCAAGTGTCCGGACTCGCCGGTGATAGCGCGTAGAACGACACCCCAGAGCTCGCCCAGCAGGAGTTTGATGTACCATCAAGTGCATCGACCGCGTAATGGCGAAATGGAAAGCAAGGAGGGTAATAGATCACCTCGACTTGCATTGAATTGTAATGGCGGAATGAAGTCAGATACTATAAATGCGAACAATTCTCTTGGAGAGAAGATAAACGCAATGATGCAAAACTCTCTCGCCGGAGGTAGAAAGGAATTTCGTGCCGCAAGAGAATCAACAAAAGAGGAAGGAGTGACGTCCAGCTCGTCGGATTCCGAGGAGAAGTGCGACGTGAGACGGAGAGCTCCATTGATGACTTTCAG atcaGTTGATATGGGTCCCATCAAAGAAGGTTCTTCCTACTGCCCGCAAAGCGAaccggtaaaaagaaaagtgtatGCCGGAAGCGCGACATATGGCAGAATACAAAAGACATTGGGCGAGCATATTATGCTGAGAAATTCTGACGGCGATACAGGAACTGACGATACTG ATGACTCGAGGAGATCTCTAAAGGAAAAGGTAGCACAACTGCGACAAGAACGACTAGCCGCCGAGGCAAATGCGAATAACATTCACGATTCGCAGTTCTTTCAACATCAGCTATCTCAGTTACGACGACAGATGCTGATGCAAACAATCGAGGGCCTGAAGCGCAGCCTTGAAGATCAATCGGCCACTCTGAAGCAGACTTGCCTGGAACCAACAAGTCTGCTAACCGACGAACTGCCTTGA